Within the Hirundo rustica isolate bHirRus1 chromosome 20, bHirRus1.pri.v3, whole genome shotgun sequence genome, the region CATTGTGGGAGCTTTGTGAGGAAAGCTGATCCACAGCTGAGGGAATTGTCACACAAATGGACGTGCCACAGTGCCAGGATGTTGTCACCTGACACACCACTCTCTTCTGAGCACCTGAGCCACTGTGTATCCACGGTGCTTGCAAGGCAAAGCCCACCCAATGTGCAAAAGTGCCATTCATCAACAGAACGAGGGGCCCCTGCTTAAGTgcaaggcagaaaataaatgagtaTTGATTAATAACCCCATGGCCTGCAAACACCAGCACTGAGGCTATCACAGTGACTTCCTGCCTGGCAGAAACACCAACAACCCCCAAAGAGCTGAATGAAAGGAATAACAAGCAAGAGAAAAGGCTGGGGAATTGTATCCTTTCCAGACATTTGATACCATCTGTCCCTAGGGCAGCACACAAAGAGCTTTTGAATTCCTCCCTGTGGTTTATGCTGTAAAACTTGGACAGGCATCACTACACCCCCTGCTTTGGGGTATCCAAATGTTGTGTCAGTTTAGGAATCACACACCTGGAGGAAGGTCTGTCAGAGCAGTGGCTGGCCCTGGAGCTGGGCCGTTCCGGCTCGGGGTAGCGATAACTCCCGGGTTCCATGTaggcagcgctgctgctgtCGTAGTGTCGGTACCGGGGGTCATACTGCCCATAGCTGTCCTCCTGCAACAGCACAGGCAAGGGAAGAGGCTTCACACCTCCAAAATTTACAGTTCAAACCAAAAACCATCACCATTCACACCTCAGCGGTGACGCCTGAAGAGATGCATGTTAGTAAACTACAGTTCAGCTTTCATTACTTTCTGTGGTAGAAGTTCTAGTCAAGTTACTAATAACCTaaacttaagggaaaaaaacccattatgTCTGTACTAAAGGCACTTCAACCTCTCTACTACACCATCAATAATTCAGGAGGCAGACAGGACTCAGGTTTGAGCACCTGGACAGCAAAGCCAGTTACAACTGCCAGCTTCTTCCAAAGAACCAAACAAATGGCTGTGAGCTGACATCTGTGCCAACTGGAATTGGTATCAGCAACTACTTAAGTTTCCATAATCTTTGCAGTGTCAGTTTGGCTCCTGCTGTCTGGATTTTCCCTACACTTAAACACTTAATGTGAATGCTCACTGTGACACGACCGTTTAGATAACTcaaaaaagagaattaatgATAGATACAACAGGGGAcgaaagggaaaaataaaaacttaccATGTAATAAAGGTGAGCTGTCCTGGGGTCTGCAGGAGGATAAGGTGGATATGGGGCCTGGTAAGCATCGTAAGGATGTCTGTAGTAGTAGTAAGGGTTCTGGGGTGGACCAAAGGCTTCCTGAGGGGTCTGAGGAGGGGGTGGACGCTGCAGGTCTTGCTGCCCGTTGGGTGGCACTGCCTGAGCAGCggtggcaggaggggctgcGGCAGCTGGAGCACCTGGAGGCTGCTCTGACACCGGCTGCTTCCCGGGACTCGTCTGGTCGTACCTTGGCTGGGCTGAACCTGCCTCCTGGGGCCCCCCAGGCTGGGCACGGGTACCCAGAGCCTGGTTCTCCCCCTGCTGCACGGCTTTACCCCCAGTGGAAATCTGGGAGTCCGGAGGAACTGAGGACTGCCCAGATGTTGGTGGCTGCATTTGAGCTGCTTGCATCTGTGGTTGGGGTGGCAGCGATCCCTGTGCAGCTCGCTCTGCTACAGCCTGGTGCTGCACATCTTTTGTCACCTGTTGATAGAAATGTTGCTTGTCAGGCGCCTCGGCACGCGCCTGACCACCACCACCGGCCGCCTGTTGCACTGGAGCACCAGAGGGTGACTGGCTGTGGCCAGAATTACTTGTGCTGCTTTTCTCCAACGTCCGTGACACCGTGAAGTCGAGCGCTCCAGCAGCTTCTTTGCTACTTGATTGATTTGCAGAGTTATTGGCCTGTGCTATGGAATTAATAGGGGGGACTAAGCCACTTGCACTTCCACTGGGAAGATTTGTCCCAGGAGAAACAGATGAGTTAGACCCTGGCTTGCTAGCAAATTCAGGAACGAGGCCTTCCATATTAACATTCTTTTGCCCTTCTGGAGTCAAATTAAGAGGAGTTTTCATAAGCAAGTTTGCAGGCTGATTAGAAGCAGCATCAGGAGAATTAACAGGACTTTGtaataaattatgttttaacAGATTAGTATTTGGAAGTGCGTTAACTAAGAGAGATCCAACTTGCATCACAGGTAACGGCATGTTTTCCCCACCAGCATGTGAAGTTTGGGGACCCATGGCAGGCTTGTCCCCAACTCCAGAGTCCTTCATTGGGTGATTGTTTTCATTGTTGCTTAGCTGATTAGatagagaaatagaaaaattaattggCTGAGCCAAGTTATAGCTTTGATTAGGCTGAGCAATCAGGATAGGCTGATTTTGCAAAGACTCCGTAGGTGGAGAAGACAATAAACTTGCATAACCAGAACTTGCCTGAGACTGAAgtgcttcctcctctcccattTTGGGAGGGTTCTCAAGATTTTCAAAAGTTATATTTCCATCCTGGGAGTGCTGCACAGCAATAGTCCCTGGTTTACACGGCTGCTGGTTAGACAAACCTTCTTCTGGTGGCTGAATGACTTCCACAGTCTGTTTGGCAGGTACGTacactgcaggagcagcaggagctagGAGAACATTTCCCCCAAAATTTGGTAACTCATTGTGAGCCCACAGAGTTGTTGCTGGGCTATCACACTTCTTAActgctccctgagctctggTTGAGGACCTTCTCTCAGACACCGATTGTATATTTTCCACAACAGGCCCAGAGTGCAGCGTGTTTCCAGCTTCCCCAGCGCCTGCAAGAGGCCCTGGGTGTACCTGAGGCATGTAAATTGTTTCCAGATTATCTGGGGGCTGTTCAAGATTGCCAGGGGATGCagcaggcactgctgtgctctTCTTGATATTCTTTTGGTTTGAGTGGTTCTCTCTTAATTCAACCACCATCTTTGCTTGGTCAATCTCTGCAGGTTTTATACCAACTCCATGGGACCTCACAGGTTCAAAAGAACTATTTGCACTTGTCTGAAACACTCCGGTAGGCTTGGGAGGACTTGGAGTGGGAGGCTGGGATAGATTGCCGTGGTAGTTCTTGCTCAGGTTTAGCTCACCCGAATCACCCCCCAGAGGAGAGGAGTCAATCTGTTTGAAGAAGCTGGCAGAGGATTCCTCCTCGGGCTTCCCAATTTCCTGCTGGATAAACGTACCGGCTTGCTCCGGGGGCCGTGCTGAGCTGGAGGCGCTCCTGTGGCTGACGGTGCTGTAGTTGGAAGAGACGCTGTCTGGTCGGACGGGGTGAGGTAAGGAATCAGGTGCCTCCAAGTTTGGTCCTCCTTCGGCGTGGCTCACAGCAGCGTTCTTTGGAAGCATCTGAGGCAGGAAGGATCCGTACCTGTACGGATCGGGGCCGGCAGCAGGGGATGAGGCATTGATGTTCTGTGGTCCGCTCGGCAGCACTTCCTGATTCTGAATGCACTCCAGGTTCTCCACATTTTCGTACTGGGACCCAGCAGCTGTGTCGCCTAGCTGTGCCTTGTCACCACCAGCAAACAGAGAGTGCTTAGCAGCCTGTGCCTCCTGATGGCTGACGAGTTTAGGGAAGTACTGGACATCCATTCCTTTCTGTACCATCTCACCAGCTGAACCcgttcccagctgtgcctgagaGAGAATATTGGTTGCCACCTGCTGAGGATGCACGGGCTGGTGATACAGGGAGGCCGAATTTTGCTGACCGGCATCAAACTCTGTTTTCTCcatcacataatttttttcagatgaaagtatttcttcattttctgcctCATCCCCTTTGAAAAACATGGAGAGAGTTCCCGGATCTCGATCCGAGGGGACAGACCTATTTGACGTTTCAGACATAGCTGAAGactgggttttggggttgttttcctgAGCTGTGGGAAGGACAAAACCGGAGTCTCGCAAAGGTGGCTGTGGGTAAAACTGTTCCTGGTAAGGCTGGCTTAACCAAGGGTTAGTCATTTCCGTGTTCTGCCTAAACACATTTCCAGGCTGGACGCTGTTCATGTGCTGACTGCTGTTTGCAGGGCCGTTTTTGCCACTCTTCTCACCACCGGCGGATAAAGGCGCTTGCACGATGTTTTGTGGAACACCTTGGAGTCCAGGACCCTGCGGGACATTTGCATGTGGAGGAGGGTGAGAAGCGCTGACGGAAGGCTGAGAAATGTTATGAACGTCAGTCTGAGCAGACGGCTCAGGATAGGGCACAAAATTCCGAACTGGAGACTGCAGATTCCCTGGGACGGGCCTCCACTGGGAcccaggctgctggggaggCGGTGGGAAGAGCGCTGCCGCGTTGGGTGCTGAAGGTGCATCATTTGGATCTCTGCCAACGTCCTGCCTAGCTCCGGGTTTGCTCGCTGCAGACACCATTCCGGGATGCACGCCCAAAGAATTCTCCACTGCTGCTCCCGGGTTATAATGCAGGGGCACTGCAGGCGCACGGAGTCCGAGATCGGCGTTGGGATGCCCTTCTGCAGCACTGTTTATACCGTACCCCAGGGACGGAGAAGGAACCGGAGCATTGGAAAAGGTATTGGTGCTTATCCCCGCCTGAGACACGGGAGCTGGCAGAGACGTGTGTGGTCCATGAGGGTTGTCCCCGGCGCGGGCGGGCAGCGGATGcaccagggctggctgtgggaaCGCCGGGGCGTTGCCCTTGGATGCGTTATCCAAAGGGGAGCCCTGGGGGGTTTGCTTGCCAAAGGCAAACGGGTCTGTCACGGGCTGCACCGGCGCAGCCGCGGCGTTTGCCCGTTTGCTGAGCGGGCTGTTCCTCCAGTACATGTTCCGAGCCACGCCggcggcaggaggaggagccGCCCCTGGAGGGACAGGCTGCGGTGGCTGCTGCATGGTGGCCTTCTGGCCCGGTCACACGGTGACAATCCGCTCGTGGAGGCAGCAGAGAGATTTCTTCTTCTGCCCTGCTGAGACAACACAGGTTACAAGTCAGTTCCCTTTCTCACAATACGTGCAGCACCTAAGtaacttttatttcagaaataaaatcactCGAAGGATTCAAAGTGGAAAATATCTCCCTCTTCTTCAGAGTGCATAAAGAACTGACACGCTCCATTGTAGTTCTAAATCCAAGTCTGGCATTAATGAAGTGTAAGGCTGTGCGATATCAAAGCACATTATTTAACAATTCTATCAAATATATCCAAGTAAGACTAATGAAACACAGTTCAGATCTGTATTAGTGTCAAACCCTTCAGTGGTACCCCACTGTTACATTTCCCAGAAATATGCATCACAGACAGGAGAGCAACCAGCCTGGAACAGAGCCTGCAGCACCATGCCCTGCTCGATTTAATTATGAAGAGTTGAGAAGTCATTATCTAACTCCAATTCTGTTAGAGATGATCTTCAGCCCTGCTGTGTTGGCACTCCATGTGAATGGACCTTTTCACAGGTAAGATGAGAAGCATCCCAAGAAGGAATTAATGAGATGTTATCACCCTCAACGGTCTACTTTTGGTTTAACCAAGAAAACAACGCGTGACACAGTATCgttatttattttgagaaaggCAACTGCATCTTCATCACAATTATTCTCTCTTCTAGATGCATAGCAAAACTGCATTCAAGGACAGAAAAACAATCAACTACCGCCACTTAACAATGACCATTCTCACTTTAACACCAGCAGGACTTTGGCACGGTATCAGGGTTACGGCTGCACTTGAGGGTGGAAAGGACACGCTCGGAAGTAATCCAACCCCAACTCCAAACAACACCAGTCAGGAATCTGGCAGACAGGAAGCTCAGTAAATTCTTCAGAGTGtctttttcaattttatcaCCTCTTAACAATCTGGGGAGGATGGAGGCTGACAAACCAGAGGGACTCATCAGTACTTGTTCAGTGGAGTTCAGTGAAGCCTTAGCAGCATACAATAATCTTTTTTCTCATAGTACACGACAAATATTATTTACAATATGCAGAGTGAAGCACCTGCAGCAATTGCTCCATGCCAGATGCACTTCTGcctataaaagaaaaaagctgtgtGATTCTTATTTGGAGTTCTTCTAAGATTCAGCATCTTGTCGTAAGAGCAGTAAAATGGGAAGCCAGAAAAGTCAGATGTTTGCAATCAGAACAAAACCGTAATAGTTATAGAGGAGTTCAAAAGCAAAGCACTTCTGGTTtcttgttattaaaaaatactacaTGTATTTCATAAAGATTTATACCTAAAACATCCCAATAAAAAGCACACTGACAGCACCACAGCACAGACTTCACTGGACGTCAGTACAACTTCTCCTGAAGAAGAATGTCTCCAAGAGCCCTGTGAATAATCCAGGTCCCTCTTCCACAGTTAACAGAGACTTGATTTCTCCCCTATATCCATATATTCCACAGCCATCTCTAGAGTTAAGATTCCATAAATTTGTGTTTTACTGAGATGGGAAGGACAACACGAACCAGATTTCAACAGAAGCATTAGAGCTCCATCAGTTTCATGCACTACTTGCACGTGCCCTCACCACTCTTTTTAAGGCACAGCTGCTGAATTCCATCAAGGAATGCTTACAAAAAGGTTTCAGGACTTTGCAATCTTTTCTCCCGTTACAATCCTGAGGTGAGGGTTTTCCAGCTGGCCATGCTCACCAGCCTTGCTGCCAACCACGTTTCCAGGAAATCCTGACTAAACACCCCATCCCAATTCCCACATGCTTAAGGAACTTCTGGCTCTTCTGGGCATccccatttctttttcatcatgTTCTTTGTTGCATTAACCAGGTTTTAAAAACTCCTCTCTCCCCCCCAAATAAACCCATGGGTTTATGCAACATACTTTGGCTTGGGGAGTGAAAAAGCTAATTCAACCATCTGCCAAGGCATTTATGTCCTGGAAAGCACAAAGTTCACCGAACAAAATATTGGTATCTACTAAATAGCTCTGTTTTTCATAGAAAATAGTTTCTGAAATACAGCTGAGCACAAAAGCCGACTTAAATACCCACTTCAAAATGTCTAATGCGGACTTTACTCCTTGGAGTGtcttattaaaaagaaaaaaatcctaatacTTGGCCATATTTTTGTAACAATTGGTACCAGTAATTAGCTAATAAGTGTAAAGTCCTACTTTAAGACAGAACTGGCTTTTCTTCTAACAGGATCTCTGATGGTGCATGACAGAAGTTCAATATGAGTGATCAGCTTCCTCAGCAGCAAAGTTAATATTAACAGACTGCGCACAGTAGTAAAAACAAGCCAGATTTGAGGAACTGAGTCCAAATAAAATGAACGTGCCCATGTCAAGTAATTTAAACAGAAGATAACTCAGTGCTACTGACCCTCCCTTGTGCCCTGTCCAGGATTaacagaaatgctgattttaaGGAATTGACACAAGTTAAGAGCAATCCACCTCTGCTTTATCTAGTTTGGAAATTCTTAACTTTCAGCTGGTTTATTAATTGATAAAGCAGAGCAGCCTGTTAAACATGAGTCACCAGGAGTAACAATTGTAGAAGGTGTTTCCAGGCACACCAAAAAACATtgccaaagaggaaaaaaaggttaaaaccCTCTAGAAAAGGCCACAAAATCAATTTCACCTGATGAGCTTTATAGCTTCAtctataaagaaataatttcttgggGGGCAATTAATTCAAACCTGTCTAAATAAACTACTGTTAACCAGAGTAACTATGCCCGTAAAGCAGGTTACAAGGGACTCATATTAACTCTCGTCCTCACGCATGAACCAAACAATAAATAACGTGTTCAAAGACACAGATTCCTAATAAGAACAAagtgaccaaaaaaacccacaacccacTGCAATCTCAAAtacagaaacagctggaaaatgagaTTTGCAGCTTTAAAATCAGCAACTGCTTTTTGCAGTTTTATCTTGCGTAGACAGCTGCACATCTGCACGCATGTGGGTGACAGATTGAACACATTCTACGTTGTCGTTCATGCTCCTGCCAGATTCCTACCGGGCTTTTCCTAAACAGCAACCAGAGTTACAAATGTTATCCTGTTAAAATGTAAcaacaggacaaaggggaatggatTTAAacaggcacagggcaggttTAATGAGAAATCAGGAAGAAATCCTTCACTGTGAGGTGGggatgccctggcacagagaagctgtggctgcccctggatccatgaagtgtccaaggcaagagcacccagggctagtggaaggtgtccctgcccatggcagggggtggaatttGATGATTTATAAGGTCCCTTCCTACACAAACCAGCCTGTGACTCCATGAAGACAGCTCTTTGGGAATCCAAAGCACGGAAGCAGCACAAAGCATTCCCATTTATTCCGAAAGGAGCCCGACTACCAGTTCTTGTCCCCAGCAGGTCCCAGGCTCTCAGGCAGCCGCACTCCTGAGTCAGCACCAGTTGCACAGACCCGTGGCACCTGACAGCCCGCAAAAACAACCCTGACCTGGGACCAGCGCCGTGTGCTGTCAAAGGGGATACGTGATAGCCACCATCAGACCGAACCTCCTGCCCCCCCCGCACCCCACGGAATAACCTTCGGAGCCCCGCAGAGTGTCCCGGTCCCACCGCCCCACTCGAAACCACCCAGAGCGACCCAAACCCTGCGGGAAATCCCGCGGGCAGCGCAGCCCCGCGACTGCGGCAGCGCCTTCGCTCCTCCTTGCGGCACCACAGCCCGCCCCAGCCGGGGCCGAGGGCCGAGCCCGGGGCTGCGGCACCCGCCGGCTCCCTGCGCTGCGACAGCCCTAAGGCCCACGCTGAGGCACGGCGGGGTGGGCaaccggggacaccggggccCGCGCCTCAGGCCCGGAGCTCCTCACGCAGCCCACCCGGGACCCGTGGCTCTCCCTCCGGGCGCGCCCCGCGGTACCTGGCAGCCCCCGCCGGCCGAGGCCCCTCAGCAGCGGGCGCGGACGCCGCCGCCCCTGACGGCCGCAGCACcggccgccgccatcttggcaCATCCGGCTCGGGgttccgccgccgccgccgacgTGTCACGGCGCGGCGCGCGATGACGTCACGGCGGCGCGCGCACCCGGCGGCGTCGCCGCTCGCCGGCCCCTTGGAGAGAAAGCGGGGGCGGGAGGGACCCGGGTTCGAGTCCCGGCTGGGGCGGCTGCGGGCTCCGAAGTCGCGGGTTCGAGTCCCGTTCGGGTCGCCTCGTCCCGGTGTCTCCCCTGTGCCGCCGCGATCTCGCCCCTAGGCCAGGGAGCGGCGGAGCGCGGCCCCGTGCGGGTTCCGTGGAGGTTCTGGTCCCCTCGGTTGCCCGGTGCGGGTGCAGTGGCGCGGGCGGCCGCCAGGGCGGGACAGAGCTCCGCCGGtccggtgccggtgccggggGAGCCGCTGGCTGCACACCGCGGGCCGGGTCAGGGGCTCCCCACGGCTGCTGGAACCGAAAAATCCGTGTTTGTAGACAGGAGAAACGACATTCTGTCTCACAGAGCGAAGCTGTGGCTCGCTGCTGAGTGAGGTCGTGTCCTGCACGTCCGTGGGGGCTTAATTAGGAAAGGCACATTAATTGGAGAAGTCTGGAGTGCACATGTACAAAAGCATCAGAATCAGAAACGAATCCCAGAATCCTCAAAGCTGAAAAAGCCCTCTAAGATTACCGAGTACTGGGTTCCCCACTAAGCCTCGTCCCCAAGAGCCACATCTGCATGCCCATTTGAAcgctccagggatggtgattccagcACTGTTCCAAGGCCTTCCTGCGATTAAATTTTCCCCAAAAGCCGGTCTAatcctcccctggcacaactcgAGGCCGTTTCCTTTCACCCTGTCCTTGTTCCCTTGGAGCAGAGCCTGAACCTCACCTGTGCCCATCCTCCTGTCGGGGGGCTGTGGACAGGgagaagctgtccctgcccatggcacgggGCGGGATGAGATCATcctgaaggtcccttccaacacacaCCAGTCTGTGATCCCATGAAAACAGCTCCTTGGGAATCAAAAGCACAGAAGCGGCGCAAAACCAttcccctcctgagcctccttttctccaggctgagccctcccagctccttcagccgcTCCTGgcgctccagacccttcaccaacTTCGTGGCTCTGCGAGCTGCAGCTCTATCTTACACAAACACGAAGCTTTTTAGGGGGGGTGAACCCCTGTTCCAGCCACCAGAAGAATGCTCGTCATTCACCGGCGTGGGCCCCGCGCTGATGCTGTCACACCCTGCACCCAACAACAGGCCTCGGAGAGGAAAACACAACGACCTAAACAAACATCTTAATCAAGGGTCATTATCAGTTCGAGAGCTGTTCCTGCACGCTTGATCATTAAAGCAGGGAATATCCTCAAAGCCCCGGCCAAGCAGGGCAAGCAGCACTTTGATGCCGGTGTGGGAACCAGAGGCAGCGCTGTGATTTTTAAGTGCCTTTCATCTCCCTCTTTTGTAGGAACATTCTTATAAACCAGCTTGTCAAATACAATTTCCCTGCGCAGGCATGAGTTGCAGATAAAGCCCTGGTTCTCCCTTGATATGTCCCCAAACAGGTGTAATCGGGGGAAACATGGTTTTAATTaccctgggttttttgtgtgctGAACACCGTCAATAGCGCTCTTCTGTGTCTATAGTTAGATATTTATGTTACATATTTAACCCCCTCATACAGGGGTACACTATGCAAACACCAACAGTGGGGTCTCACCTTTGCTCTTCTCCTGATAAATGCGTGATTATAAAGAATTGCCACATTTAAGCATTCGATCCCTCTTTAACATGAAGTTTTCCAGCTGGTTTGCTGGACTCAGCAGTAGTTCTGAGTGACCCATTATAAATAAAAACCTTTGCCAGTGAGGACAGTGTGTGTCTTTCTCTCCTGcttcacagaatggtttggaaaggaccttaaaaatcatcaaaTTCCACTCCCTGCcgtgggcaaggacaccttccactggcccAGGGTACTCCAAACCaaatccaacctggccttggacatttccagggatccaggggcagccacagcttctctgttccTCGGCTCACCTGGGATACAACACAAGCAATTCTGACCCTTTTTCTGGCGATTTATTCAGCCTTCAGGTTGCACACAGCCAGAAACACAACCTTGCCCCGCGAGCTGGCTATGAAAAGGATCATTCTTTGAGTttggaaacatggaaaaaaaggagagtgTCTCTATCCCTTAGCGGTGTTCTGCACCATGCTGGCCAACCGGGCAAtctgagttttatttatttacccaGCCACATTAACCCCTGTGTGATCCGAGATGAATTTGGCTCCTTTTGGACATTCTTCAGGGGCTGATTTCAGCTGCGGCAACAATTCCTCAAatcagggctggagcagctgtgagcaACTCTGTGAGCAAACACCAAGAGCCCGGAGGGAGAAGCAATACAGAGTTGCAGTTTCTAAATGTCCCATCTAATTGAGCAGGgataatgaaaacaaagagtggaaaaaaaaaaaaaaaagaaaaaaaaaaaaagaaaaccaagccCTCCAGCATATAAACAAATAGTTCAGGTGCAGGGATGCCTCAGAGCACCAACATACCTGCCGTGGCAATAGCCGGTGCTAATCTTGTTTTACGCCAACCCTCCTGAACCCGTCCCTGGGTGTGTGAGGTGATTTTAGTGCTTCTCAGCCTTTTTCACCTGGAATGCTGAGACAGCTGTGATCCAGTCACTCCACGGCATCTTCTGATGCTGGGAGAGCTTGAAATTCAGCTCCTAAAATTCTTTACCCACGCGAGGTGAAGATGAGCTTTCGGTGGGACAATGTGGGGTGGTTGGTGTGGGAAGAAGCTTTAAGTGTGAGAATTTAAAACTGGGGCCATTTCTCTTGTTTCTAATTTAAGTTTGCCTCGATCCCCACCGGATCTGTGACACCACAATCACCTCATGTACCCCTAGGTCGGTAGGTACCTTCATAAATCAAAGTCATTTGGGGCAAAACACTTAAAACCTAAATTTTTTTGCAGCCTTACTGCTCtactacttaaaaaaacctTAACCGGATTCTAGTTTGAATTACCTCGTGGACAATTAATTAGTATCTAATTTGCTATTCATTATCTATCTATTTGCTCCTTTCCGTGGTATTTAGCccctctctttcctcctctgaCCATTCCTCATGGAAAATCCCACGCTTTGCAGCCCCTCTTGTTAAACGAGCCGCATGTGTTGCCTCTTGCAACGTCACGTTGTTTTCCATGTCCTCataaaccccttttttttttttttttttaatctattccAAGCCAAATTTCTGCCTTGCCCATGAGAGATTTGGTTTTACACTGGACCAGGCAGGAGAGGATCCTTCTCCAAATCTGTTCCAAGCCGAATTTCTGTCTTGCCCGTGAGAGATTTGGTTTTACACGGGACCAGGCAGGAGAAGATCTGGTTTTACACGGGACCAGGCAGGAGAGGATCTGGTTTTACACGGGACCAGGCAGGAGAGGATCTGGTTTTACACCGGACCAGGCAGGAGAGGATCTGGTTTTACACCGGACCAGGCAGGAGAGGATTTGGTTTCACACGGGACCAGGCAGGAGAGGATCCTTCCAATGCCTCCTCACTTTGGGATgagcctctgccagccccagcagcagccccagagctgtgctgggctggtcCTGGGGACGGGAATGTGTGGGGGCAGCCTGGAAAGCTGAGCTGAGTGGGATCCGTGAGCAGCCCACGCTGGAGGCGGACAAACTCCGCTCAGCGCATTCCAGATGGGATGCAGCCAGACACAGCCAAGGGGGATGACACGATCCTGGGAAGCTCGTCTCCTCCAGGATGTCCCTCTGGGCATTGGGATCCTCGCTGGTGGCACGTTTTGAGGGGGGAAGAGGGGTTTGTTCTGCCTTAAAATCCC harbors:
- the SEC16A gene encoding protein transport protein Sec16A isoform X3 — encoded protein: MQQPPQPVPPGAAPPPAAGVARNMYWRNSPLSKRANAAAAPVQPVTDPFAFGKQTPQGSPLDNASKGNAPAFPQPALVHPLPARAGDNPHGPHTSLPAPVSQAGISTNTFSNAPVPSPSLGYGINSAAEGHPNADLGLRAPAVPLHYNPGAAVENSLGVHPGMVSAASKPGARQDVGRDPNDAPSAPNAAALFPPPPQQPGSQWRPVPGNLQSPVRNFVPYPEPSAQTDVHNISQPSVSASHPPPHANVPQGPGLQGVPQNIVQAPLSAGGEKSGKNGPANSSQHMNSVQPGNVFRQNTEMTNPWLSQPYQEQFYPQPPLRDSGFVLPTAQENNPKTQSSAMSETSNRSVPSDRDPGTLSMFFKGDEAENEEILSSEKNYVMEKTEFDAGQQNSASLYHQPVHPQQVATNILSQAQLGTGSAGEMVQKGMDVQYFPKLVSHQEAQAAKHSLFAGGDKAQLGDTAAGSQYENVENLECIQNQEVLPSGPQNINASSPAAGPDPYRYGSFLPQMLPKNAAVSHAEGGPNLEAPDSLPHPVRPDSVSSNYSTVSHRSASSSARPPEQAGTFIQQEIGKPEEESSASFFKQIDSSPLGGDSGELNLSKNYHGNLSQPPTPSPPKPTGVFQTSANSSFEPVRSHGVGIKPAEIDQAKMVVELRENHSNQKNIKKSTAVPAASPGNLEQPPDNLETIYMPQVHPGPLAGAGEAGNTLHSGPVVENIQSVSERRSSTRAQGAVKKCDSPATTLWAHNELPNFGGNVLLAPAAPAVYVPAKQTVEVIQPPEEGLSNQQPCKPGTIAVQHSQDGNITFENLENPPKMGEEEALQSQASSGYASLLSSPPTESLQNQPILIAQPNQSYNLAQPINFSISLSNQLSNNENNHPMKDSGVGDKPAMGPQTSHAGGENMPLPVMQVGSLLVNALPNTNLLKHNLLQSPVNSPDAASNQPANLLMKTPLNLTPEGQKNVNMEGLVPEFASKPGSNSSVSPGTNLPSGSASGLVPPINSIAQANNSANQSSSKEAAGALDFTVSRTLEKSSTSNSGHSQSPSGAPVQQAAGGGGQARAEAPDKQHFYQQVTKDVQHQAVAERAAQGSLPPQPQMQAAQMQPPTSGQSSVPPDSQISTGGKAVQQGENQALGTRAQPGGPQEAGSAQPRYDQTSPGKQPVSEQPPGAPAAAAPPATAAQAVPPNGQQDLQRPPPPQTPQEAFGPPQNPYYYYRHPYDAYQAPYPPYPPADPRTAHLYYMEDSYGQYDPRYRHYDSSSAAYMEPGSYRYPEPERPSSRASHCSDRPSSRQGYTEDYYGKSGWSDYYSGYYPNSYDYGDPSRWERYPYDPRYRDPRSYDQRYWYDAEHNPYQKREAYPYGSRNDRYEDNWRYDPRFTGSFDDDSEPHRDPYGDEFDRRSVHSEHSGHSLRSSRSVHSHHSSFSSRSQQAVSLHAEYPYGGYDPSFSGQQPFTDYGYPAETGWSAVEQAPLRPSTPEKFSVPHICARFGPGGFLIKALPNLPSEGQPALVEIHSMETMLQHSPEQEEMRAFPGPLAKDETHKVDVINFAQSKAAQCFKNENLIDKESASLLWDFIVLLCRQNGTVVGTDLAELLLRDHKTVWLPGKSPNEANLIDFTNEALEQVEEESGEAQLSFLTDNLLTTVDSFEKETERFRELLLYGRKKDALESAMKHGLWGHALLLASKMDSRTHARVMTRFANSLPINDPLQTVYQLMSGRMPAASTCCGDEKWGDWRPHLAMVLSNLTNNVDLESRTIATMGDTLASKGLLDAAHFCYLMAQVGFGVYTRKTTKLVLIGSNHSLPFLKFATNEAIQRTEAYEYAQSLGSQPGCLPNFQVFKFIYACRLAEMGLAAQAFHYCEVISRTVLKDPHYYSPVLIGQLIQMSSQLRLFDPQIKEKPEQESFIEPSWLVTLRHVDGQIKEGAIAYTTDRSTPPPYECSTPSSELDRASQCDGGGGRDVGPGAENALLASLLPNMAQQMQSVQLMPSVPQAVLDGSAAMIPPGDQGSVPFYPVAPQPLGPGPGFAPQGFSNPYGTEPSPVYLGSTLPPGGPPQEMEPQPEEQKNLETGMQRIAPESPAQNSFPEQREDDFYGRMANMGYERRSRTTSESSAHSVGRERSNSAAKQPSPPPSAPAGKETKKETKKEAAPRKSGATWFRWLMGKGKNEAHLPDDKNKSIVWDEQKQRWVNLDEPEEESKPPPPPPTGFPKAAQAAPPGPGGPPGAPVNVFSRRAAGSRARYVDVLNPGGTKASGAVPAPSDLFAPLAPMPIPANVFVPNSVPGESQPMEGSGAAEPTAAANQTNTDPAAAVEPEYLNPAALPPGSGLHVPNPDGSQSGELSRSSSMSSLSREVSQHFNQPATVPPSGTPSAGAVPFYNPSQFAQSPAATGSSRLGRIGQRKYPTLK